The following coding sequences are from one Dermacentor silvarum isolate Dsil-2018 chromosome 4, BIME_Dsil_1.4, whole genome shotgun sequence window:
- the LOC119451023 gene encoding uncharacterized protein LOC119451023, protein MQRFGGSTKNFHLRGEALPSLFLPVAKGHTPPRESVTDRVDVLKTSASQTATRKTTRTVETQTTPECQSVATQVQMTMKIMVSTATQTKHPSTTQSAVLNQREAACPEAQRDTAIQVTPLPLLPADFRPLRGSTPVPMEMDDSCAGDEDEPAAQEDTSYVPSFSESFFSAHHESSEVPTRVEEPLHTERKFIVFESCLRELLTTCKVCGQAVGDISSKVVGTLLIVEGMCDKEHMLQWRSQPLVRGSGARNILLAAGVLFSGCAVAATLRCLNSIGVQTITERTFYNYQRAYLLPAINEVRLLGHIYKELEHDLGIV, encoded by the exons ATGCAACGGTTTGGAGGCAGCACGAAGAATTTTCACCTCAGAGGCGAGGCCCTACCGTCTTTGTTCCTTCCCGTTGCAAAG GGTCATACACCACCTCGGGAAAGCGTGACAGATCGTGTCGATGTATTGAAAACCTCCGCCAGCCAG ACAGCCACAAGAAAAACCACAAGAACAGTGGAAACCCAGACGACACCAGAATGCCAGTCTGTTG CCACGCAGGTGCAAATGACCATGAAAATCATGGTTTCCACAGCGACACAGACGAAGCATCCCTCCACCACACAAAGTGCAGTGCTGAATCAGCGTGAAGCTGCATGCCCTGAAGCCCAAAGAGACACTGCAATACAAGTCACCCCACTACCATTGCTCCCAGCAGACTTCAGACCTCTCCGTGGTTCAACGCCTGTGCCAATGGAGATGGATGACTCTTGTGCAGGTGATGAAGACGAGCCAGCAGCTCAAGAAGACACCAGCTATGTGCCATCATTCAGCGAGAGCTTCTTCAG TGCTCACCATGAGAGTTCAGAAGTCCCCACAAGGGTAGAAGAGCCCTTGCACACTGAACGAAAGTTCATTGTCTTTGAGAGCTGCCTGCGGGAATTGCTCACCACCTGCAAGGTCTGTGGCCAAGCAGTAGGCGACATCAGCTCCAAGGTTGTGGGCACTTTGCTCATAGTGGAGGGCATGTGTGACAAAGAACACATGCTCCAGTGGAGGAGCCAGCCACTTGTTCGTGGGAGTGGAGCTAGAAACATTCTTCTGGCAGCAGGAGTGCTATTTTCTGGCTGTGCAGTGGCTGCGACCTTGAGGTGCCTAAATTCTATCGGCGTGCAGACCATCACAGAACGGACCTTCTACAACTACCAGAGGGCCTACTTGCTGCCTGCCATAAACGAGGTTCGCCTACTGGGCCACATTTACAAAGAACTAGAGCATGATTTAGGCATAGTCTGA
- the LOC119451025 gene encoding uncharacterized protein LOC119451025 — protein MGQGDGELVISMWRSLLNHVCNKHDGHDGPYKKCLHDSLDDREWLRPASPAFLRLKTIVDNARLLKDIRRLSPEVQTFSLESFHSVLNRFAPKSNAFSVDGMQERTRLAVLHFNENAARHQALTQDGEQRWKIKSSKARRGHFTVTTVKEDPSYGYVDDLMQDVVERCEHSSYKESFLSCEKSPPCYMSLGFERPSKQELIAQRRTRFPVASTLSNSS, from the exons ATGGGCCAAGGTGATGGTGAGCTTGTCATCAGCATGTGGAGAAGCCTGCTCAACCACGTGTGCAACAAACACGATGGCCATGATGGGCCCTACAAAAAATGCCTCCATGACTCCCTTGACGACAGGGAATGGTTGAGACCAG CATCACCTGCATTTCTTCGTCTCAAAACCATTGTCGACAATGCGAGACTACTGAAGGATATCCGCCGGCTCTCTCCTGAGGTGCAAACGTTTTCATTGGAGTCCTTCCACAGCGTGCTGAATCGGTTTGCTCCAAAGTCCAATGCCTTCTCAGTGGACGGAATGCAAGAGAG AACGAGGCTCGCTGTGCTGCACTTCAACGAGAATGCTGCACGGCACCAAGCACTCACTCAGGATGGAGAGCAGCGGTGGAAGATTAAATCTTCCAAGGCAAGGCGAGGCCACTTCACTGTGACTACAGTGAAAGAGGACCCAAGCTACG GATACGTTGATGACCTCATGCAAGATGTGGTCGAGCGCTGCGAACATTCTTCATATAAGGAGAGCTTTCTGAGCTGTGAAAAGTCTCCACCGTGCTACATGTCACTTGGTTTTGAAAGACCATCAAAGCAGGAGCTCATCGCACAAAGGCGCACTCGCTTCCCAGTGGCATCAACATTAAGCAATAGCAGCTAG